ACAGTTGAATTCGGATCGACTCAGCTCGACTGGGGCGCGCTGCTGATTGTCGCGGCGGTGGCGACCCTGATCGCGTTGGGAACCAAACTGTCGTCGAGGTTTTCCGCGGTGATCACCGGCATCAAGGTGGCGGTGGTGGTGTTGGTCGTGGTCGTCGGCGCCTTCTACATCAAGGGCTCCAACTACTCGCCGTTCGTTCCGAAGCCGGAAGCCGGGCATGAGGCCTCGGGCATCAACCAGTCGGTGCTGTCGCTGCTGACGGGGGCGCACGGCAGCCATTACGGTTGGTACGGCGTGCTGGCGGGGGCGTCGATCGTGTTCTTCGCGTTCATCGGGTTCGACATCGTTGCCACCATGGCCGAGGAAACCAAAAAGCCCCAGCGCGACGTCCCGAGGGGAATCCTGGTGTCGCTGGCGATCGTCACCCTGCTCTACGTCGCCGTCGCCATCGTGCTGTCCGGCATGGTTTCCTACACCCAGCTCAAGACCATTCCCGGCGGCAAACCGGCGAACCTGTCCACGGCGTTCACGGCCAACGGAATCCACTGGGCTAGCAAAATCATCGCCATCGGTGCGCTGGCGGGGTTGACCACCGTGGTGATGGTGTTGATGCTCGGGCAGTGCCGGGTGCTGTTCGCGATGGCGCGCGACGGGCTGTTGCCGCGGCCGTTGGCCAGGACCGGCCCGCGCGGCACCCCCGTCCGGATCACCGCGCTGGTTGCGGCCGTGGTGGCCGTGACGGCGTCGGTGTTTCCGATCGCCAAGCTCGAGGAGATGGTCAACGTCGGAACGCTGTTTGCGTTCGTGTTGGTGTCGGCCGGCGTCATGGTCCTGCGCCGGACCCGGCCCGACCTGCCGCGGGGATTCCGGGCCCCGTGGGTGCCGCTGCTTCCCATCGCCTCGATATGCGCGTGCGCGTGGCTAATGGTGAACCTCACCGCGCTGACCTGGGTCCGGTTCGGCGTGTGGCTGGTGGTGGGGACCGCGATCTATCTCGGCTACGGGCACCGGCATTCGGTGCAGGGCCGCCGGGAGGCAGAGTCTCGCAAAGAACCCGACCCCGACGCGACCACCGCGGCGGCATAGAGCGTCCAGCTTGCGGCTTTCCCGGTGCGCTTGCGGCTTTTGCAGTGCGCTTGCGGCGCTCGCAGTGAGCTTGCGGCTTTTGCAGTGAACTTGCGGCGTTCGCAGTGAATCCTGGGCGGGAAAACGGCCGGATCGACGCCCTGGCCGCACATTCAATGCCGTCAGCTCACACTCAACACCGCCCAACGCCGCAGGTGCACGCTCGAAGCCCGCTGGTCCAGCCGAGTCTGCGCTGGTGGCATCGAGCCTGCGTCCACGGCTGGCTTTTCGCCTTGGGTGCCGCTACCACCGCAGTCTCGACGCCCCAGCGAACAGCGCCCCGACGAACTTCCGGGCGAGACCACTAGGCTCCGCATGCGCGACATCGTGACTACGCGAGAAATGAAGAGGAGCGGGCGGTGGCGGCACGATCACTGGCGAATCATTTCGGCAGGGCCTCGGACTCGTGCTTTACAAAATAGCATTATATGTCTAGACACAAGACATAGAATCAAGTATTGTCCAATCTCAACGTGGTGTGACTCACAAGGAGGTTTGGCATATGACCACACTCGGACAGGAGCTAGAGGTCTGGCGGGACAAGAAGCGCCGCATGTGGCTCATGGGACTGATCGCGCCGACGGCGCTGTTCGTGATGCTGCCGATCATCTGGGGGCTCAACCGGCTCGGCTGGCACGCCGCCGCGCAGGCGCCGCTGTGGATCGGGCCGATCCTGCTCTACGTCCTGCTGCCGATCCTCGACCTGCGCTTCGGGCCCGACGGACAAAACCCGCCCGACGAGGTCATGGAGCGGCTGGAAAACGACAAGTACTACCGCTACTGCACCTACGCCTTCATCCCCTTCCAGTACCTCAGCGTGGTTTTGGGCGCCTACCTGTTCACCGCCGCGAACCTGAGCTGGCTCGGCTTCGACGGCCTGTTGGGCTGGGCGGGCAAGCTCGGCGTGGCGCTGTCGGTCGGCGTGCTGGGCGGCGTCGGCATCAACACCGCCCACGAGATGGGGCATAAGAAGGACGCGCTGGAGCGGTGGCTGTCCAAGATCACCCTGGCGCAGACCTGCTACGGCCACTTCTACATCGAGCACAACCGCGGCCACCACGTCCGCGTCGCCACCCCGGAGGACCCGGCGTCGTCGCGCTTCGGCGAGACGTTCTGGGAGTTCTTGCCGCGCAGCGTCTTTGGCGGCCTCCGCTCGTCGTTGCGGCTGGAGGCGCAGCGGCTGCGCCGGTTGGGTAAGAGCCCGTGGAACCCCAGGACCTACCTGTCCAACGACGTGCTCAACGCCTGGGCGATGTCGATAATCCTGTGGGGCGTGCTGATCGCGGTGTTCGGCCCGGCGCTGATTCCGTTCGTGATCATCCAGGCCGTCTTCGGTTTCGGCCTGCTCGAAGCGGTCAACTACCTCGAGCACTACGGGCTGCTGCGGCAGCAGAACGCCAACGGCCGCTACGAGCGGTGCGCGCCGGTGCACAGCTGGAATTCCGACCATGTCGTCACCAACCTGTTCCTGTACCACCTGCAGCGGCACAGCGACCACCACGCCAACCCGACCCGCCGGTACCAGACGCTGCGCAGCATGGAAGGCGCACCCAACCTGCCCAGCGGGTACGCGTCGATGATCGCGCTCACCTACTTCCCGCCGCTGTGGCGCAAGGTGATGGACCACCGGGTGCTGGCGCACTACGACGGCGACATCACCCGGGTCAACGTGCAGCCGCGCCTGCGTCAGAAGCTGCTCGCCCAATCCGGGGTGACCAAATGATGGCCGCCTACCGGTGCCCGGTCTGCGACTATGTCTACGACGAGGCCAAAGGCGATGTGCGGGAAGGCTTTCCGGCGGGCACGCGGTGGGAGCAGATTCCCGACGAGTGGTGCTGCCCGGATTGCGCGGTGCGCGAGAAACCAGATTTCGAGAAGGTGGGAGTGAACGCATGAGTGACTACAAACTGTTCCGCTGCATCCAGTGCGGCTTCGAGTACGACGAGGCGCTGGGCTGGCCGGAAGACGGCATCGCCCCCGGCACCCGCTGGGACGACATCCCCGAGGACTGGAGCTGCCCGGACTGCGGGGCGGCCAAATCCGACTTCGAGATGGTCGAGGTCGCTAGGTCCTGAGCGCCCTAAACGATAGTGTCGCGCCTGTGAAGCGGATGCCGTACGCCGAGGCGTCGCGGGTCCTGCTGCGTGACTCCGTCCTCGATGCGATGCGGGACCTGCTGCTGACCCGGGACTGGTCGGCCATCACGCTGTCGGACGTGGCCCGCGCCGCGGGCATCAGCCGGCAGACCATTTACAACGAGTTCGGCTCGCGGCAAGGCCTGGCGCAGGGTTATGCCCTGCGCCTGGCCGATCGCCTGGTCGACGCCGTCCATGCCGCCCTGGACGTCAACGTCGGTGACATCCACGAAGCGTTTCTGCAGGGTTTTCGTGCCTTTTTCTCAGAGTCGGCGGCCGACCCGTTGGTGATCTCGTTGCTGACCGGCGTCGCCAAGCCCGATCTGCTGCAGATCATCACCGTCGACAGCGCGCCCATCATCACCCGGGCGTCGGCACGCCTGACCTCGGCATTGACCCAAAGCTGGATCGCCACCAGCGACGAGGACGCCGGTGTGTTGGCGCGCGCCATTGTCAGGCTGTGCTTGAGCTACGTGTCCATGCCGCCCGAAGCCGATCACGACGTCGCGGCGGACCTGGCCCGGTTGATGACGCCGTTCGCGGAGCGTCACGGCGTCGTCAACGTGCCCTGATGCCCGCCGGGCCCAGGGCCGCCGACTACAGTGGCGGAAGAACATACCTAAGCTAACTACCGCTTGATTCCGACGAGCCCTGAGAAGCCTGAGAAGGATGAACACGCCATGACGACGACCGAAAAGTCGCTGACCCCCGAAGTTCGTAACGGCATCGAGTTCAAGATCGCCGATCTCTCGCTCGCGGACTTCGGCCGCAAGGAGATTCGGCTGGCCGAGCACGAGATGCCCGGCCTGATGTCGCTGCGTCGCGAGTACGCGGAGGTCGCGCCGCTGAAGGGCGCGCGCATTTCGGGCTCGCTGCACATGACGGTGCAGACCGCGGTGCTGATCGAAACCCTGACCGCGCTGGGAGCCGAGGTCCGGTGGGCGTCGTGCAACATCTTCTCGACCCAGGACCACGCGGCCGCGGCCGTCGTCATCGGCCCGCACGGCACTGCCGAGGAGCCCCAGGGCGTGCCGGTCTTCGCGTGGAAGGGCGAGACCCTCGAGGAGTATTGGTGGGCCGCCGAGCAGGCGCTGACCTGGCCCGGCGAGCCGGCGAACATGATCCTCGACGACGGCGGTGACGCCACCATGCTGGTGCTGCGCGGTGCGCAATTCGAGAAGGCCGGCGTGGTGCCGCCCGCCGAAGAGGACGACCCCGCGGAGTGGAAGGTCTTCCTGGACCTGCTGCGCCGTCGCTTCGAGACCGACAAGGGCAAGTGGACGAAGATCTCCGAGTCGGTCAAGGGCGTCACCGAGGAGACCACCACCGGCGTGCTGCGGCTCTACCAGTTCGCGGCGGCCGGGGATCTGGCGTTCCCGGCGATCAACGTCAACGACTCGGTGACCAAGTCCAAGTTCGACAACAAGTACGGCTGCCGGCACTCCCTGATCGACGGCATCAACCGCGGCACCGACGCGCTGATCGGCGGCAAGAAGGTGCTGATCTGCGGTTACGGGGACGTCGGCAAGGGCTGCGCGGAGTCGGTCAAGGGCCAGGGGGCGCGGGTCGTCGTCACCGAGATCGACCCGATCAACGCGCTGCAGGCCCTGATGGAGGGCTACGACGTCAAGCAGGTCGAAGACATCATCGGCGACGCCGACATCGTCGTCACCGCGACCGGCAACAAGGACATCATCACGCTCGAGCACATGCGGGCGATGAAGGACCAGGCGATCCTGGGCAACATCGGCCACTTCGACAACGAGATCCAGATGGCCAGGCTGGAGAAGTCGGGGGCGACGAAGCTCAACATCAAGCCGCAGGTCGACCAGTGGACCTTCCCCGACACCGGTAAGTCGATCATCGTGCTCTCCGAGGGCCGGCTGCTCAACCTCGGTAACGCCACCGGTCACCCGTCGTTCGTGATGAGCAACAGCTTCTCCAACCAGGTGATCGCCCAGATCGAGCTGTGGACCAAGAACGACGAGTACGACAACGAGGTGTACCGGCTGCCCAAGCACCTTGACGAGAAGGTGGCCCGCATTCACGTGGAAGCGCTCGGTGGCAAGCTGACCAAGCTGACCAAGGAGCAGGCCGAGTACATCGGCGTCGACGTCGAGGGCCCGTACAAGGCGGACCACTACCGCTACTGAGCGGCGTTCGGCTTCGATTACCAAGCGTCGCCTGCGGCGTCGAGCACGCGGTGCCCGACTGCCAGCGCGTCCGCGCTCGTATCAGCCGGCTGCCGAGATGCTCGAGCGCGCTGTCGATTTGCCGGCTCAGTGACCGCGCGTCCAGTTCGTCGAGGTAGTGCTCGGCGGCACGAGCGAAGAACTCCGACCGGCTCATGCCGAGGTCGGCGGCGCGGCGCGAGACCCGGTCGAACGTCTCATCTGGTAATGAGATGGCTGTCTTCATGGCCGAAGTATGACCCGGGATGACTCCCTGGCCGGGCGCGGCTATCTCAGTGGATAAGTACGCCCGGTTTTGGGGTCTTGCAGGGCCGGTGCGGGGAGTTTGCTCGTCGTCCTGTGTGAATGTGGCAAACGTATGCCAATGATCGCCCCCGGGTAGTTTCGCTCTGAACTAAAATTCGGGGGGGGGGTTAACTCTAGGCTTTCTAGAATATCTACGAGCATTAGTTACATTATTTTGCATTGTTTGCGGTGCTCGATGTTTGCGGGACTAACTTGACCAAGCTCACCCTGACTCGCCCGAAACTCAGGTTGTTCTCAGCTACCTTCTGATCATCCGAATCGCCGATCGAAGGAGATGGTCGTGGACCTTACAGCCCGCCCCCGCATCACCGCTGGCGTCGCACTGGCCAGCGCCGCTGTCCTCGCCGCAGGCCCGATGGCCCAGCGCCTACCCAACTTTCACGTGGCCTGGCAGCTTACCCAGGTGAACGTGTCCGAAATTAACCTCACCGACGCCAGCAGCGCGCTGGACCTGTTCTCCGGTGTGGAGAACGAACTCGTCTCCCTCGCAAGTGGGGCAAGCGCGGCCGCCGTCCCCGCGAGCGTCGTCAACCCGCTCCAGACGTGGATCAGCACATTCCAAACGGCGGGTGCCAACCTGCAGACTTTGTTCAACGACTGGAGCAAGATGCCTTTCCCGGTGTTGCAGCAGGTCGCCGCGAACGGCCTTCAGTACGGCATCGACTACGTTGCGCCGTTTCACACCGCCGCGAATGCGGCTGTTAAATACTTGACCCCCATGAAGGGCACCCAGTTTTTCCCGGCAATGCAGAAAGCGGGGAGCGAGTTGCTCGCAGGTCAGGTATCAACAGCAATAACCGGTTTTTACCAAGCCCTATGGCAGAATCCCCTGATCGAAATAGGGATGCCGCTGGAAAATATCACCGAAATTCCCGGCTACATCGCTACCAATTTCGCAAATACCGTCAACTATTTCCCCACCGTCGTCACGTACGTTGGCCTTTTCCAGCTCCTGAGTCTGCCCCAGAATTTAGCGACGACGCTCGGTACCAGCCTTCAATCCGTTTACGATGCATTCGTCGGTGGCGATGGGCCGGGGGTATTGACCAACCTGCTCAATACTCCTGCTGCGCTGACTAATACCCTCCTCAATGGCGCCGGCGGGGTCCTCTACCCCGGGGGCGGAGGCCTCTCCTATGGGTTTTCGATACAATACGCCCAGCAACTCGCGAGTAAAATTGTTGCCCCCAAGGCCCAAAACATCGCGACCGGCGGTAGTCTCGCGACTGCGCTCCAGAACTTTGGGAGCACGCTGACTCAGGGCTGGCCATCCCTTAGCAGTCTGGCCACGATTGGCAGCAACTTCGGTTATGAATTGACGTTGATGCTGCAAAGCCTCCCGTCGACCCTGTCGAATCTCCCGTCGACGTTGGGCAGCCTGGCAGGGCAGGTGGGGACGTTGCTCCTGAGCTTCCTCAGGTTGCTCTGAGTCCGGTGGAGGTCGCCGATGCGAGCCGGCGACCGCCAACGGCGATGGCCCCCTTCCCAAGAAGGGGGCCATCGTTCATCGGTGTGCTTCTTGGCTGGGTTTGCGGTGTTTCGGGACCACGCGAAAAGTACGTAAGTTCAGATGGTGCCGGTGACGGGGCGCTATGGACCTGTAGGCACACCGGCCACACGAGCACCGGCGACCTCCTCACGACTTGATCGCCAAACGTGATAGCGCATACGACATCAAATTTTCAGGCAGCATCATTGCCCCCGCGGAGCGACCACCGATACGCCCGGGTCAGCCGTGACCATTGATGCTGGCCGCCCCGGTGGTATCGGCTACCACCGCGCGGCGATCGGGTCGTCGAACAGGTCGTAATTGCCGGTGGCCTTCCACTGCTCGGCTGCCCGGTGCGGGGCGCCGAACCAGCGGACGTGCGGGGCCACCTCGGCGGGGGAACGAGCGCCGTCGCTGAGGTGACCGGTGGGGATCTCTTCAGACATCACCGGTGTGCTCAGGAAGGGGTTGAGGAGCCGCACGCCAAACAGGATCAGGTTGTGGGTCCCCGGCAGCGCGGCCGAGGGCACGATCATCGCGGTGGCTCCGCTGCCCCGAACGGCATCGGCCAAGGCTTGCGTAACGGCGTAGTCGTCGCCCACGAGGTCGTCGGGCGTCAGCCCGTACCGCGCGCAGTCGTCGAAATCGACCCGGGTCGGGTCATCCACATCGACGAGCGCCGTCCACAGATTCAGGACGACGTCGTCCGGATTGCCGTTCGGGCCGACGTGGTGGCGAAGCATCTCGGCGGCGGGGCCAAGCGGGTGAAGACCCAGGTACTGGACCGTGTCGCTGTTGGCGCGGTGGAACCGGCCGGCGCGCGAGCTGGGGAACACCCACCACGGCGAGTCGTACGCTGCGTGCCGAAAGACCGTGAGCCTCATGCCGTCATGGCACGAGCGGCGGTCGCAGCATTGAGGAGCCGCGGGTAGCACAGCGGGTCGTCGAGCAGATCGATCGGCCGCCGGCCCAGCACCGGATGGTCACGATAAAACCAGGCGACCACACCCGGGCCGGTGAACGAGTGGCGCAGCTGGTTTACCAGTTGCCCCACCGCGCGGATGCGGGCCGCGTCGTCCGCCGCGGGCTCGGCCCCATCCTGCGCCAGCCAGCGCTGAAGCTGGCGAACGGATACCCCGAGCAGGTCCGCAAGGGTCTTCTGCGGGGCCGCGAGGACCTCGGCCGTCCTGGTCAGGACGTCCCGGATGGGAACATCGTCGGCGTAGGGCCGATTCTCAACGATGTCGCGCAGAGCATGGCGGAACTGCTCGAGCGCGATGCGCACATCCCGGCGCTGCCGCTCCTTGTTGTCATGGCGGAGCGCCTTTTCGGCGCTATAGGCGGCCGCCCACAGCGTCGTCGTCAGATAGGGGTCGGCCTCAAGCCGCAACGGTGTCGCGGCGCCGAGCGTCCGCTCAAAGCTGTCGACGAGCTGGCCAACCTCACCGGGAACCGTCTTGGACCGCTGCAACAGCTTGGTCGCTTGGTCCACCCGGCCGAGCAGGGCGCCGAGGTCGGGTTCCGTCGTAGACATGTCGTCATCGTACGACACAACTGCGCCATGCCGGATCCTTGAGTAGGCTCGCGCCGTGCTGATCGCGATCGAAGGGGTCGACGGCGCCGGCAAGCGGACGCTGACCGAAGGCCTGCGCAACGCCTTCGAGGCGAACGGGAAGTCGGTGGCCACGCTCACGTTCCCGCGGTACGGACAGTCGGTGGTCGCCGACATCGCGGCCGAGGCGCTGCACGGCGAGCACGGCGACCTCGCGTCGTCGGCGTACGCGATGGCCACGCTCTTCGCGCTCGACCGCGCCGGCGCGGTCGACGAGATCGAGCGGCTACAGCGCGACCACGACGTAGTGATCCTGGACCGCTACGTCGCCTCCAACGCGGCCTACACCGCCGCCCGCCTGCACCAGGACGCGGCAGGGGACGCAACGACCTGGGTACATCAGCTCGAATACCGGCGGCTACGGCTGCCGGCGCCGGACTGGCAGATACTGCTGAACGTGCCCGCCGAGCTCGCCGGACAGCGGGCGCGAAGTCGGGCGCAGAGCGATCCGGGCCGGGCGCGCGACAGCTACGAACGCGACGACGGGCTGCAGCGGCGCACCGGCGCGGTGTACGCCGGGCTGGCCGCCGCGGGCTGGGGCGGACGCTGGCTGGTGGTCGACGCGAACGTCGATCCGGGCCGGCTGGCCGCCACTTTGACGGCCAAATAGCACAGATTTGTCACGATTTGCCCTTATCGGGCACGAAACGCCCGTGTGGTGCCCCAGTTTTGTCCCGATCTGGTGACACCATGGACTCCATGAGGCAAAGGATTTTGGTCGTCGATGACGACGCTTCGCTGGCAGAGATGCTGACCATCGTGCTGCGTGGGGAGGGCTTCGACACCGCGGTCATCGGCGACGGGACCCAGGCCCTGACCGCCGTGCGTGAGCTGCGGCCCGACCTGGTGCTGCTGGACCTGATGCTCCCGGGCATGAACGGCATCGACGTGTGCCGGGTGTTGCGCGCCGATTCCGGCGTTCCGATCGTGATGCTGACGGCCAAGACCGACACCGTGGACGTGGTGCTGGGCCTGGAGTCCGGCGCCGACGACTACATCATGAAGCCGTTCAAGCCCAAGGAGCTGGTCGCCCGGGTGCGGGCCCGGCTGCGGCGCAACGACGACGAGCCCGCCGAGATGCTGTCCATCGCCGACGTCGACATCGACGTGCCGGCACACAAGGTGACCCGCAACGGCGAGCAGATCTCCCTAACACCCCTCGAGTTCGACCTGCTGGTCGCGCTGGCACGCAAACCGCGGCAGGTGTTTACTCGTGATGTGCTGCTCGAACAGGTGTGGGGATATCGTCACCCGGCGGACACCCGCCTGGTGAACGTGCACGTCCAGCGTCTGCGGGCCAAGGTTGAGAAAGACCCTGAGAACCCGACTGTGGTGTTGACCGTTCGAGGAGTGGGATACAAGGCCGGACCCCCGTGATCGCCGGATGACCTGGGGCTCCCGGCGACGCACTCGGAGCCGTTGGGGGCGCTCCGGCCCCATGACCCGAGGCATGGGCGCGCTGAGTCGAACCGTAGCTGTTGCCTGGCGCCGATCGCTACAGCTGCGAGTCGTGGCGCTGACCCTTGGGCTGTCGTTAGCGGTGATCCTCGCGCTCGGCTTCGTGCTGACCAGCCAGGTCACCAACCGGGTGCTGGACGTCAAGGTCAAGGCCGCCATCGAGCAGATCGAGCGGGCGCGCACCACAGTCGGCGGGATCGTCAACGGCGAGGAGACGCGTTCGCTGGACAGCAGCCTGCAGCTGGCCCGCAACACGCTGACGTCCAAGACCGACCCCGCCTCCGGTGCCGGGCTGGCCGGTGCGTTCGACGCGGCGCTGATGGTGCCGGGCGACGGCCCGCGCGCCGCGACCACGGCCGGGCCCGTCGACCAGATACCCAGTTCGTTGCGCGGCTTCGTCAAGGCCGGCCAGGCGGCCTACCAGTACGCCACGGTGCACACCGACGGCTTCTCGGGGCCGGCGCTGATCGTCGGCACCCCGACGTCGTCGCAGGTGGCCAACCTTGAGCTGTACCTGATCTTCCCGCTGAAGAGCGAGCAGGCCACGATCCAGCTGGTGCGCGGCACGATGATCACCGGCGGCGCGGTGCTGCTGGTGCTGCTCGCCGGGATCGCGCTGTTGGTCTCCCGCCAGGTGGTGGTGCCGGTCCGGTCGGCGTCGCGGATCGCCGAGCGGTTCGCCGAGGGGCATCTGTCCGAACGGATGCCGGTGCGCGGCGAGGACGACATGGCCCGGCTGGCGGTGTCGTTCAACGACATGGCCGAGAGCCTGTCCCGGCAGATCACCCAGCTGGAGGA
The nucleotide sequence above comes from Mycobacterium malmoense. Encoded proteins:
- a CDS encoding amino acid permease; translated protein: MANRWRTKSVEQSIADTDEPDTRLRKDLTWWDLVVFGVAVVIGAGIFTVTASTTGDITGPAIWISFVIAAVTCALAALCYAEFASTLPVAGSAYTFSYATFGEFLAWIIGWNLLLELAIGAAVVSKGWSSYLGTVFGFAGGTVEFGSTQLDWGALLIVAAVATLIALGTKLSSRFSAVITGIKVAVVVLVVVVGAFYIKGSNYSPFVPKPEAGHEASGINQSVLSLLTGAHGSHYGWYGVLAGASIVFFAFIGFDIVATMAEETKKPQRDVPRGILVSLAIVTLLYVAVAIVLSGMVSYTQLKTIPGGKPANLSTAFTANGIHWASKIIAIGALAGLTTVVMVLMLGQCRVLFAMARDGLLPRPLARTGPRGTPVRITALVAAVVAVTASVFPIAKLEEMVNVGTLFAFVLVSAGVMVLRRTRPDLPRGFRAPWVPLLPIASICACAWLMVNLTALTWVRFGVWLVVGTAIYLGYGHRHSVQGRREAESRKEPDPDATTAAA
- the rubB gene encoding rubredoxin RubB; this translates as MSDYKLFRCIQCGFEYDEALGWPEDGIAPGTRWDDIPEDWSCPDCGAAKSDFEMVEVARS
- a CDS encoding alkane 1-monooxygenase is translated as MTTLGQELEVWRDKKRRMWLMGLIAPTALFVMLPIIWGLNRLGWHAAAQAPLWIGPILLYVLLPILDLRFGPDGQNPPDEVMERLENDKYYRYCTYAFIPFQYLSVVLGAYLFTAANLSWLGFDGLLGWAGKLGVALSVGVLGGVGINTAHEMGHKKDALERWLSKITLAQTCYGHFYIEHNRGHHVRVATPEDPASSRFGETFWEFLPRSVFGGLRSSLRLEAQRLRRLGKSPWNPRTYLSNDVLNAWAMSIILWGVLIAVFGPALIPFVIIQAVFGFGLLEAVNYLEHYGLLRQQNANGRYERCAPVHSWNSDHVVTNLFLYHLQRHSDHHANPTRRYQTLRSMEGAPNLPSGYASMIALTYFPPLWRKVMDHRVLAHYDGDITRVNVQPRLRQKLLAQSGVTK
- a CDS encoding rubredoxin — protein: MAAYRCPVCDYVYDEAKGDVREGFPAGTRWEQIPDEWCCPDCAVREKPDFEKVGVNA
- a CDS encoding dTMP kinase, coding for MLIAIEGVDGAGKRTLTEGLRNAFEANGKSVATLTFPRYGQSVVADIAAEALHGEHGDLASSAYAMATLFALDRAGAVDEIERLQRDHDVVILDRYVASNAAYTAARLHQDAAGDATTWVHQLEYRRLRLPAPDWQILLNVPAELAGQRARSRAQSDPGRARDSYERDDGLQRRTGAVYAGLAAAGWGGRWLVVDANVDPGRLAATLTAK
- the mtrB gene encoding MtrAB system histidine kinase MtrB; translation: MTWGSRRRTRSRWGRSGPMTRGMGALSRTVAVAWRRSLQLRVVALTLGLSLAVILALGFVLTSQVTNRVLDVKVKAAIEQIERARTTVGGIVNGEETRSLDSSLQLARNTLTSKTDPASGAGLAGAFDAALMVPGDGPRAATTAGPVDQIPSSLRGFVKAGQAAYQYATVHTDGFSGPALIVGTPTSSQVANLELYLIFPLKSEQATIQLVRGTMITGGAVLLVLLAGIALLVSRQVVVPVRSASRIAERFAEGHLSERMPVRGEDDMARLAVSFNDMAESLSRQITQLEEFGNLQRRFTSDVSHELRTPLTTVRMAADLIYDHSADLDPTLARSTELMVNELDRFETLLNDLLEISRHDAGVAELSVEAVDLRTTVQSALGNVGHLAEEAGIELLVDMPEHEVIAEVDARRVERILRNLIANAIDHAEHKPVRIRMGVDEDTVAVTVRDYGVGLRPGEEKLVFSRFWRSDPSRVRRSGGTGLGLAISIEDARLHQGRLEAWGEPGQGACFRLTLPLVRGHKVTTSPLPLKPIPQPPTPERKDRQRQREHAERSG
- the mtrA gene encoding two-component system response regulator MtrA, with translation MDSMRQRILVVDDDASLAEMLTIVLRGEGFDTAVIGDGTQALTAVRELRPDLVLLDLMLPGMNGIDVCRVLRADSGVPIVMLTAKTDTVDVVLGLESGADDYIMKPFKPKELVARVRARLRRNDDEPAEMLSIADVDIDVPAHKVTRNGEQISLTPLEFDLLVALARKPRQVFTRDVLLEQVWGYRHPADTRLVNVHVQRLRAKVEKDPENPTVVLTVRGVGYKAGPP
- the alkX gene encoding TetR family transcriptional regulator AlkX codes for the protein MPYAEASRVLLRDSVLDAMRDLLLTRDWSAITLSDVARAAGISRQTIYNEFGSRQGLAQGYALRLADRLVDAVHAALDVNVGDIHEAFLQGFRAFFSESAADPLVISLLTGVAKPDLLQIITVDSAPIITRASARLTSALTQSWIATSDEDAGVLARAIVRLCLSYVSMPPEADHDVAADLARLMTPFAERHGVVNVP
- the ahcY gene encoding adenosylhomocysteinase, with amino-acid sequence MTTTEKSLTPEVRNGIEFKIADLSLADFGRKEIRLAEHEMPGLMSLRREYAEVAPLKGARISGSLHMTVQTAVLIETLTALGAEVRWASCNIFSTQDHAAAAVVIGPHGTAEEPQGVPVFAWKGETLEEYWWAAEQALTWPGEPANMILDDGGDATMLVLRGAQFEKAGVVPPAEEDDPAEWKVFLDLLRRRFETDKGKWTKISESVKGVTEETTTGVLRLYQFAAAGDLAFPAINVNDSVTKSKFDNKYGCRHSLIDGINRGTDALIGGKKVLICGYGDVGKGCAESVKGQGARVVVTEIDPINALQALMEGYDVKQVEDIIGDADIVVTATGNKDIITLEHMRAMKDQAILGNIGHFDNEIQMARLEKSGATKLNIKPQVDQWTFPDTGKSIIVLSEGRLLNLGNATGHPSFVMSNSFSNQVIAQIELWTKNDEYDNEVYRLPKHLDEKVARIHVEALGGKLTKLTKEQAEYIGVDVEGPYKADHYRY
- a CDS encoding RES family NAD+ phosphorylase, translated to MRLTVFRHAAYDSPWWVFPSSRAGRFHRANSDTVQYLGLHPLGPAAEMLRHHVGPNGNPDDVVLNLWTALVDVDDPTRVDFDDCARYGLTPDDLVGDDYAVTQALADAVRGSGATAMIVPSAALPGTHNLILFGVRLLNPFLSTPVMSEEIPTGHLSDGARSPAEVAPHVRWFGAPHRAAEQWKATGNYDLFDDPIAARW